A single region of the Yersinia entomophaga genome encodes:
- the rnr gene encoding ribonuclease R — MSQDPFLEREAEKYESPIPSREFILEHLAKRETPASREELATELNLSGEEALEALRRRLRAMERDGQLIFTRRQCYALPERLDLLRGTVIGHRDGFGFLRVEGSKDDFYLSSDQMKMAIHGDVVLAQAMGADRKGRREARIVRVLVPKTSQIVGRYFTDAGIGFVVPDDSRLSFDILIPPDSISGARMGYVVVVELTQRPTRRSKAVGKIVEVLGENMGTSMAVDIALRTHEIPHTWPPQVEKQVADLKEQVPEEAKKGRVDLRDLPLVTIDGEDARDFDDAVYCEKKRGGGWRLWVAIADVSYYVRPRTALDDEARARGNSVYFPSQVVPMLPEVLSNGLCSLNPQVDRLCMVCEMTVSSQGKLSSYKFYEAVMSSHARLTYTKVWRIIDGEESLREQYKPLVPHLEELHAMYKALDHARAERGGIAFETEEAKFIFNAERRIERIEPTMRNDAHKLIEECMILANIAAARFVEKHNEPALFRVHDRPSDDHISALRSVLNELGLVLGGGMKPEPKDYAVLMDEVADRPDHEMLQTMLLRSMKQAIYDPENRGHFGLALASYGHFTSPIRRYPDLAMHRAIKYQLAKEQGSVKERWTPTGGWHSDYEDMLQLGEHCSMTERRADEATRNVADWLKCDFMQDQVGKVFTGIIASVTGFGFFVRLDDLFIDGLVHVSSLDNDYYRYDNIGQRLIGESSGVVYRLGDTVEIRVEAVHMDERKIDFALVSSTRKPRGEGKTAKDREKKAGQRTMRGSAPSRREGGQSRRGAADGGASSGQKRNRRGKKPANFEPDSAFRPDADKPTDKAAAEKKAKAKKTSEKTRKIAAATKAKRAKKKSAS; from the coding sequence ATGTCACAAGATCCTTTCCTGGAGCGAGAAGCAGAGAAGTATGAATCACCGATCCCAAGCCGGGAATTCATTTTAGAGCATCTCGCCAAACGCGAAACGCCAGCCAGCCGTGAAGAGTTGGCCACAGAACTCAATTTATCCGGCGAAGAGGCTTTAGAAGCTCTGCGTCGTCGCCTGCGTGCCATGGAGCGCGATGGCCAATTAATCTTTACCCGCCGTCAGTGCTATGCGCTGCCTGAGCGTCTTGATTTACTGCGCGGTACCGTTATTGGTCACCGTGATGGTTTCGGTTTCTTGCGAGTTGAAGGCAGCAAAGACGATTTTTACCTGTCCTCAGACCAAATGAAAATGGCTATTCACGGTGACGTGGTGCTGGCTCAGGCCATGGGTGCCGATCGTAAAGGCCGTCGTGAAGCGCGTATTGTTCGTGTATTAGTGCCGAAAACCAGCCAGATTGTAGGCCGTTACTTTACCGACGCAGGCATTGGTTTCGTGGTTCCGGACGACAGTCGCCTCAGCTTTGATATCCTGATTCCGCCAGATTCCATCAGCGGTGCCCGCATGGGTTACGTAGTGGTGGTGGAACTGACTCAGCGCCCAACTCGCCGCAGTAAAGCCGTGGGTAAAATCGTTGAAGTGCTGGGTGAAAACATGGGCACCAGCATGGCGGTGGATATCGCTTTGCGCACCCATGAAATCCCTCATACCTGGCCACCGCAGGTGGAGAAACAAGTCGCAGATTTGAAAGAACAGGTTCCTGAAGAAGCGAAGAAAGGTCGTGTGGATCTGCGGGATCTGCCGTTGGTCACTATCGATGGCGAAGATGCACGTGACTTTGATGATGCGGTGTACTGCGAGAAAAAACGCGGCGGCGGCTGGCGGCTGTGGGTAGCGATTGCGGACGTGAGTTATTATGTACGCCCGCGTACCGCACTGGATGACGAAGCTCGCGCTCGGGGTAACTCGGTGTACTTCCCGTCGCAGGTCGTACCTATGTTGCCGGAAGTGCTGTCTAACGGCCTCTGCTCGCTGAATCCGCAGGTAGACCGCCTGTGTATGGTGTGTGAGATGACCGTCTCCTCCCAAGGCAAACTGTCTTCCTATAAATTCTACGAAGCGGTAATGAGCTCCCACGCGCGTCTGACCTATACCAAGGTTTGGCGAATTATTGATGGCGAAGAATCATTGCGTGAGCAATATAAGCCGTTGGTACCGCATCTGGAAGAGCTACATGCGATGTATAAAGCGCTGGATCACGCGCGTGCAGAACGTGGCGGCATCGCCTTCGAAACCGAAGAAGCCAAATTTATCTTCAACGCAGAACGTCGTATCGAACGCATCGAGCCAACTATGCGTAACGATGCGCATAAACTGATCGAAGAATGTATGATTCTGGCTAACATCGCGGCGGCGCGTTTTGTCGAAAAACATAACGAACCGGCTTTGTTCCGTGTCCACGATCGTCCAAGTGATGACCATATTTCCGCACTGCGTAGCGTGCTGAATGAGCTGGGTCTGGTATTGGGTGGTGGAATGAAACCAGAGCCAAAAGACTATGCGGTTCTGATGGATGAGGTTGCCGATCGTCCAGATCACGAAATGCTGCAAACCATGCTGCTGCGTTCGATGAAACAGGCGATTTACGATCCGGAAAACCGCGGTCACTTCGGTCTGGCACTGGCATCTTACGGCCACTTTACTTCCCCGATTCGTCGTTATCCTGATTTGGCGATGCACCGGGCAATTAAGTATCAGCTAGCCAAAGAGCAGGGTTCGGTGAAAGAACGTTGGACACCAACCGGCGGCTGGCACAGCGATTACGAAGATATGCTACAACTGGGCGAACATTGCTCTATGACTGAACGTCGGGCTGATGAAGCCACGCGTAACGTTGCTGACTGGCTGAAGTGTGACTTCATGCAAGATCAGGTGGGTAAAGTGTTTACCGGTATTATCGCTAGCGTGACCGGTTTTGGCTTCTTTGTGCGTCTGGACGATCTGTTTATCGACGGTTTGGTTCACGTTTCCAGCCTGGACAACGATTATTACCGCTACGACAATATAGGACAGCGGCTGATCGGCGAATCTTCCGGCGTGGTTTACCGTTTAGGTGACACCGTTGAGATTCGTGTGGAAGCTGTCCACATGGATGAGCGTAAAATCGACTTTGCTTTGGTATCCAGCACGCGTAAACCGCGCGGCGAAGGGAAAACGGCGAAAGACAGAGAGAAAAAAGCGGGCCAACGTACCATGCGTGGCAGCGCACCTTCACGTCGTGAAGGCGGACAATCTCGTCGCGGTGCTGCCGATGGCGGCGCGAGTAGTGGACAGAAGCGTAATCGTCGAGGCAAGAAACCGGCTAATTTTGAGCCTGATAGCGCTTTCCGCCCTGATGCTGACAAGCCAACTGACAAAGCGGCTGCGGAGAAAAAGGCCAAAGCGAAAAAAACGTCTGAAAAGACCCGGAAGATTGCGGCGGCGACTAAAGCCAAACGAGCTAAGAAAAAGTCAGCCAGTTAG
- the yjfP gene encoding esterase, which produces MVEMSLEKVQGIEVIHAAPAGQRHQPLPTLFFYHGYTSSKEVYSYFAYALAQAGFRVVMPDADMHGARFDGDETRRLGCFWQILRSNIDEMAGIKEHYQQTGLIDGDRIGVGGASMGGMTTLGALVRYPWIKAAANFMGSGYFTSLAKTLFPPLPSAGSTKQDEWERQIAPLIEYEVTHQLERIARKPLLVWHGEADEVVPAVESERLVAALKEQGLDHHLSYLTEPGIGHKITPTALTAGAAFFRHYL; this is translated from the coding sequence ATGGTTGAAATGTCGTTAGAAAAAGTACAGGGCATTGAGGTAATTCACGCCGCGCCAGCAGGCCAGCGTCATCAGCCTTTGCCGACCCTTTTCTTCTATCACGGTTATACCTCCTCCAAAGAAGTGTATTCCTATTTTGCCTATGCTCTGGCGCAGGCGGGATTTCGCGTGGTGATGCCGGATGCCGATATGCACGGAGCCAGATTTGACGGCGATGAAACCCGGCGACTAGGCTGTTTCTGGCAGATTTTGCGTTCAAATATTGATGAAATGGCTGGAATTAAAGAACACTATCAACAAACTGGATTAATTGATGGCGATCGAATCGGCGTGGGCGGCGCCTCAATGGGCGGGATGACTACTCTGGGAGCCTTGGTGCGCTATCCGTGGATAAAGGCGGCCGCTAATTTCATGGGGTCAGGTTATTTCACTTCTCTGGCCAAAACGCTGTTTCCTCCTTTGCCCAGTGCTGGTTCAACAAAGCAGGATGAATGGGAACGACAAATTGCTCCGTTGATTGAATATGAGGTAACCCACCAACTGGAGAGAATCGCCCGCAAACCTTTGCTGGTCTGGCATGGTGAAGCGGATGAAGTGGTTCCGGCGGTGGAAAGTGAGCGTCTGGTCGCAGCTTTGAAAGAGCAGGGGTTGGATCATCATCTAAGTTACCTGACCGAGCCTGGTATCGGCCATAAAATCACGCCAACGGCGCTGACGGCGGGCGCGGCATTCTTCCGGCACTATTTATAG
- a CDS encoding fimbria/pilus chaperone family protein, translating into MMKVNLVLSVAILFSIASFSRANTTGSSTPGIQINDSVIVINTAEGEATTTLTNKAANPVMLHSSVEFVAEDTAEKVIVTPSVARIEAGETQMVRFFLKDEFRNSLTQQTMVRAIFQNIPPKGKNNVRLTIRHNIPLIIHPSGLATHNKPWEFLKFSRNAQGNILVKNEGDYVVRLSNSIELQPGKGAAELTQNYILPGKSLVAITDKAFKGQANSVRIQPANLYGYITESYSSELK; encoded by the coding sequence ATGATGAAGGTTAATCTGGTTTTATCAGTGGCTATTTTATTTTCTATCGCAAGTTTTTCCCGCGCGAATACAACCGGCTCTTCGACTCCGGGTATCCAAATTAATGACTCAGTGATTGTCATTAATACTGCGGAAGGTGAAGCGACCACTACGTTGACCAATAAGGCCGCTAACCCGGTAATGTTACATTCTTCCGTGGAGTTTGTAGCCGAAGATACCGCCGAGAAAGTGATTGTCACACCCAGCGTTGCCCGTATTGAAGCCGGCGAGACACAAATGGTTCGTTTCTTCCTAAAGGACGAATTTAGAAACTCACTGACTCAGCAAACCATGGTCAGAGCTATATTCCAGAATATTCCTCCTAAAGGAAAGAATAACGTTCGTTTGACCATTAGACACAACATTCCGTTGATTATTCATCCTTCCGGTTTAGCAACTCACAATAAACCTTGGGAGTTTCTTAAGTTCAGTCGCAATGCACAAGGGAACATTCTTGTGAAAAATGAAGGAGACTATGTAGTCCGTTTATCTAATTCTATTGAGTTGCAGCCAGGAAAGGGGGCTGCTGAGTTAACGCAGAATTATATTTTACCAGGAAAGAGTCTGGTGGCTATTACGGATAAGGCATTTAAAGGTCAGGCGAATAGCGTCAGAATACAACCAGCTAATTTATACGGATATATTACTGAGTCCTATTCTTCCGAACTGAAATGA
- a CDS encoding DUF1120 domain-containing protein, which yields MNRSLNRYFARYLSIVVGTVSYLFAHLASAETSVSIYFSAEIEPVACQVSIDSAVDYGEIAQSKLSETHFTALSHRALPPISVECDAKTALGFKATDNRSGIATDARLIGSSGTVIPPEHHFSLGRTSDGQPIGAWGVIFSSGTVDGRTALIAGTSAEPFHAANTLNPKGKVAQWMENGTLAIGETFTLQGEVVAGIAKKSELPSGDIIVLDGMATLEIVYL from the coding sequence ATGAACCGTTCTCTCAATAGATATTTTGCTCGTTATCTTTCGATTGTAGTGGGAACGGTGAGTTACCTATTTGCTCATTTGGCTAGCGCAGAGACTTCTGTCAGCATTTATTTCAGCGCTGAAATCGAGCCGGTAGCCTGTCAGGTTTCCATCGATAGCGCCGTTGATTATGGCGAAATAGCTCAGTCCAAGCTCTCTGAAACCCACTTTACTGCTTTGTCGCATCGGGCGTTGCCGCCTATCAGCGTGGAATGTGACGCCAAAACTGCGCTGGGATTTAAGGCGACGGATAACCGTTCCGGCATCGCGACGGATGCCAGACTGATTGGCAGCAGCGGTACGGTTATTCCGCCAGAACATCATTTTAGTCTTGGGCGAACCTCAGACGGACAGCCGATTGGTGCCTGGGGCGTGATATTTTCTTCCGGCACGGTGGATGGCCGCACGGCGTTGATTGCCGGAACCTCGGCGGAGCCATTCCATGCGGCGAATACGTTAAACCCGAAAGGAAAAGTGGCTCAATGGATGGAGAATGGCACTCTCGCTATTGGTGAAACCTTTACGCTGCAAGGGGAAGTTGTGGCCGGTATTGCGAAGAAATCCGAATTACCTAGCGGCGATATTATTGTTCTGGATGGCATGGCTACGCTGGAAATTGTTTATTTGTAA
- a CDS encoding fimbria/pilus outer membrane usher protein has product MKPKKNSIRLFLYFSIFLISVRSLADDGVEFDIGILEERGVSASAADYFKYKARFSSGDHSIELTINGVARGWVDMTFNQQGEPCFSPDFYQKSGIIPPPMENGCSDLRLHYPRALVNLFPSTSRIEVILPAELLQVGEVVTGNYETGGSALLMNYDALAIRNQNGSNNLQASTEAGFNSGNWIFRSRQIFSYKDRRQQWSRLYSYLQRTFIEKKTTLQMGEINLNSGLFSTPQIYGLQIMPESALASREGSGATVSGIAPTQSSVEIRQRGALIYVTQLPPGPFTLTQIPINSTGADLLVSVIGVDGQTQSFSVPAASFNLQYVPRTRGIYAGMGRTGPGSNQHQESWLGTLTDVRPLGDLSDITQGVLLGSRYHSAGLAVNTGLIPRTFWAVNAVTSWDRQNEKQGVQWGSHVGVKLVSSLKLNLSTMHRTAGFRQFQHSLRERPVAELPAVEPKNKNPNADKSGVKNQYRAQLSYSQSLLGGISLGYTQSVSFAKQQERRWSLGWNKQLPYNINFNLNMERNLNSKGDKIIYGNISIPLNSNMSLSSTVSQSRGRTQQRVGLNHQVNNQLGYSLGVSQTANQSGQALSGTLRVLPKYAQLGVGYFQDSARNSSYQLQASGGVAVHSAGVTLSPYAIQDTFAVIALPGISGAEIQTNSGPVWTDRRGYALAPSLSPFSSSRLEVNTKKLARNIDIKNGIRLVDASRGAVLNYNFKANKTRRILLSIRLASGEYAAEGSDITDKEDNYVGTVGSKGTLLLSNSDGNPDLYIKDNENEICQLDYSLPEAKDAPVLYEEADARCL; this is encoded by the coding sequence ATGAAACCGAAGAAGAATAGCATTCGGTTATTTTTATATTTCAGCATTTTTCTTATTTCCGTGAGATCTTTGGCTGATGATGGCGTTGAGTTTGATATTGGTATTCTTGAAGAACGCGGTGTTTCTGCCAGTGCGGCAGACTACTTTAAATATAAAGCCAGATTTAGCTCAGGAGATCATTCCATTGAGTTAACTATTAATGGTGTAGCTCGCGGCTGGGTAGATATGACGTTTAATCAGCAGGGTGAACCGTGTTTTAGCCCGGATTTTTACCAAAAAAGCGGGATTATTCCTCCCCCAATGGAAAACGGCTGTAGTGATTTACGGCTACATTATCCCAGAGCTTTGGTGAATTTATTCCCCAGTACGTCACGTATTGAAGTGATTCTCCCGGCGGAATTATTACAAGTCGGTGAAGTTGTTACGGGGAATTATGAAACCGGAGGTTCAGCGTTGTTAATGAATTACGACGCACTGGCGATAAGAAATCAGAACGGTAGCAATAATCTGCAAGCCTCCACGGAGGCTGGGTTTAATAGCGGCAACTGGATTTTTCGTTCCCGTCAGATCTTTAGCTATAAGGATCGGCGACAGCAATGGAGCAGGCTATATAGTTATTTGCAGCGTACTTTTATCGAAAAAAAAACGACGTTGCAAATGGGAGAAATTAACCTGAATAGCGGCTTATTCAGTACGCCACAAATTTACGGATTGCAGATAATGCCTGAAAGTGCTTTAGCCAGCAGAGAAGGCAGCGGAGCAACGGTGTCAGGCATTGCGCCAACGCAATCAAGCGTTGAGATACGTCAACGCGGAGCCTTGATTTACGTGACTCAGTTGCCGCCCGGCCCCTTCACTTTAACCCAAATTCCTATTAATTCCACCGGTGCAGATTTATTGGTATCGGTGATAGGCGTGGATGGGCAGACTCAGAGTTTCAGCGTGCCGGCGGCGAGTTTCAACTTGCAGTATGTTCCCAGAACGCGCGGTATTTATGCCGGAATGGGTAGAACCGGGCCAGGTTCTAATCAGCATCAGGAAAGCTGGCTAGGAACGTTGACAGACGTTCGCCCGTTAGGCGACTTATCGGATATTACTCAGGGTGTTTTGCTGGGTTCCCGTTACCACTCTGCCGGATTGGCAGTAAATACCGGTTTGATTCCCCGAACTTTTTGGGCGGTGAATGCGGTGACCAGTTGGGATCGCCAGAATGAAAAACAAGGCGTTCAATGGGGTAGCCACGTTGGCGTGAAGCTGGTTTCCTCATTGAAACTGAATTTATCGACTATGCATCGAACGGCTGGATTTCGCCAGTTTCAGCATAGTTTGCGAGAAAGGCCAGTGGCGGAGTTACCCGCAGTAGAGCCAAAGAATAAAAATCCTAACGCGGATAAAAGTGGCGTTAAGAATCAATACAGGGCGCAGTTAAGTTATAGCCAATCGTTGTTGGGCGGAATCAGTCTGGGTTATACCCAATCGGTATCTTTTGCTAAACAGCAGGAACGCCGTTGGAGTTTGGGGTGGAATAAACAGCTGCCTTACAACATTAATTTTAATCTGAATATGGAAAGAAACCTGAATAGCAAAGGAGACAAGATTATCTATGGAAATATCAGCATTCCGCTGAATTCTAATATGTCCTTAAGCAGCACCGTTTCTCAAAGCAGAGGAAGAACTCAGCAACGCGTTGGTTTGAATCATCAGGTTAATAATCAGTTGGGTTACAGTCTGGGGGTAAGTCAAACCGCGAATCAATCGGGGCAGGCGCTCAGCGGTACGCTGAGGGTATTACCTAAATATGCTCAGTTAGGCGTGGGTTATTTTCAGGATAGCGCGCGAAATAGCAGCTATCAGCTTCAGGCCAGTGGCGGCGTGGCGGTGCATAGTGCAGGCGTGACTCTTTCACCTTATGCGATTCAGGATACTTTTGCCGTTATCGCGCTGCCGGGCATCAGCGGTGCAGAAATACAAACTAATTCAGGTCCGGTATGGACCGATCGGCGAGGCTATGCGTTGGCTCCCAGTTTGTCGCCGTTTAGCTCCTCTCGGCTAGAAGTTAACACTAAGAAACTGGCGCGAAATATCGATATTAAGAATGGTATTCGATTAGTGGATGCCAGCCGGGGTGCGGTACTTAATTATAATTTCAAAGCAAATAAAACTCGGCGAATTTTGCTCTCGATACGCCTTGCATCGGGGGAGTATGCCGCTGAAGGCAGTGATATCACGGATAAAGAAGATAATTATGTTGGCACTGTTGGTAGCAAAGGAACGTTGCTGCTGAGCAATAGCGACGGAAATCCGGACTTATACATTAAGGACAATGAAAATGAGATATGCCAGTTGGATTACAGTCTGCCTGAGGCAAAGGATGCGCCGGTTTTATATGAAGAAGCTGATGCCCGCTGCCTGTAA
- a CDS encoding DUF1471 domain-containing protein, protein MKITLTIAAILSFFLSASTFAATEITAQQAMQQQRVSVGAVSLGHNVVSPDDATSQVSKLADERGATAYQIIAMHEPGGNSSIQINAVLYR, encoded by the coding sequence ATGAAAATCACGCTCACTATCGCCGCGATCCTCAGTTTCTTCCTATCGGCCAGCACTTTCGCCGCCACTGAAATCACCGCTCAACAGGCAATGCAGCAACAGCGTGTCAGCGTTGGCGCAGTGTCACTGGGTCACAATGTGGTTTCCCCTGACGATGCAACCTCACAGGTTAGCAAATTAGCCGATGAACGCGGCGCAACCGCCTATCAAATCATCGCTATGCATGAACCTGGCGGCAACAGCTCTATTCAGATTAACGCTGTTCTTTACCGCTAG
- the bsmA gene encoding biofilm peroxide resistance protein BsmA, whose product MTYYRAFVVLLFTLSLSACSALKTTPLPPPAPQPFAQEINRAQSGTLQKIGMASVQVYGSPMDAEAALRSKANASGARYYLVIMNSDSVIPGQWYSQAILYR is encoded by the coding sequence ATGACCTATTATCGCGCCTTTGTCGTTCTACTGTTCACACTGAGCCTTTCCGCCTGTAGCGCATTGAAAACCACGCCGCTACCACCTCCCGCGCCACAGCCTTTCGCGCAGGAAATTAACCGAGCTCAAAGCGGAACATTACAAAAAATCGGGATGGCTTCGGTGCAGGTATATGGCAGCCCGATGGATGCTGAAGCGGCACTCCGTAGCAAAGCCAATGCCAGCGGAGCCCGTTACTATTTAGTCATTATGAATAGCGATTCTGTCATTCCGGGTCAGTGGTACTCACAGGCCATTCTGTATCGCTAA
- a CDS encoding DUF1120 domain-containing protein yields MEIKSIRFKTIAALILSAALTPAAFAADNSAEITVKGKLMPGACQLDVNGGEINYGNISLQELVEKEERIIDLGKRNIEYAINCPHKTAVSMSFVDNRKGSVPAEIGTSYFGLGEGALNMDDVKVGFGGYKVSLTEPKVDGESALLGGINDVEGQASVDLDKFEDQNITYFNADKSIFEGALFSGRYNVDTKIINPKEFKGGSSIELDGSVTMNVSYL; encoded by the coding sequence ATGGAAATTAAATCTATAAGATTCAAAACAATTGCTGCTCTGATCCTTTCAGCTGCGTTAACTCCTGCAGCCTTTGCTGCGGATAACAGCGCAGAAATTACGGTTAAAGGTAAATTGATGCCGGGTGCCTGCCAATTGGATGTAAACGGCGGAGAAATTAATTATGGGAATATTTCTTTACAGGAGTTGGTTGAAAAAGAAGAAAGAATCATCGATTTAGGAAAGAGAAATATTGAGTATGCTATTAACTGCCCTCATAAGACAGCAGTATCGATGAGCTTTGTCGATAACCGTAAAGGTAGTGTTCCGGCTGAAATTGGTACCTCTTATTTTGGTTTGGGTGAAGGTGCTCTTAATATGGATGATGTAAAGGTCGGTTTTGGTGGTTATAAAGTCTCACTGACCGAACCTAAAGTTGATGGAGAGTCTGCGCTTCTAGGCGGTATTAATGATGTTGAAGGACAAGCATCGGTCGACTTAGATAAGTTTGAAGATCAGAATATTACTTATTTCAACGCTGATAAAAGTATTTTTGAAGGGGCATTATTTTCGGGTCGCTATAACGTAGATACTAAAATCATCAATCCTAAAGAGTTTAAGGGAGGTTCTAGTATTGAACTTGATGGTTCCGTTACCATGAATGTGTCTTATCTCTAA
- the rlmB gene encoding 23S rRNA (guanosine(2251)-2'-O)-methyltransferase RlmB — protein sequence MSEIIYGIHAVKALLERDPQRFLEVFILKGRDDRRLQPVVAELEAAGLVVQVASRQWLDSQVEDGVHQGIVARVREGRQYQENDLPSLLASVESPFLLVLDGVTDPHNLGACLRSADAAGVHAVIVPRDRSAQLNATAKKVASGAAENVPLIRVTNLARTLRVLQENNVWIVGTAGEADHTLYQSKLTGPMALVMGAEGDGMRRLTREHCDELISIPMAGTVSSLNVSVATGVCLFEVVRQRGLKAKA from the coding sequence ATGAGCGAAATTATTTACGGTATTCACGCCGTCAAAGCCCTGTTAGAACGCGATCCGCAACGTTTTCTGGAAGTTTTTATCCTGAAAGGACGGGATGACCGTCGTTTGCAGCCAGTAGTTGCAGAGCTGGAGGCCGCTGGTCTGGTGGTGCAGGTTGCTAGCCGCCAATGGCTGGATTCTCAGGTAGAAGACGGTGTTCATCAGGGGATTGTCGCGCGTGTGCGGGAAGGCCGTCAGTATCAGGAAAACGATCTGCCAAGCCTGCTGGCCAGCGTAGAATCGCCTTTCCTGTTGGTTTTGGACGGCGTTACCGATCCGCATAACCTGGGAGCTTGCCTGCGTAGCGCCGACGCTGCTGGTGTCCATGCGGTTATCGTTCCGCGCGATCGTTCCGCTCAGCTGAATGCGACGGCCAAGAAAGTAGCCAGCGGCGCTGCGGAGAACGTCCCTTTGATTCGAGTGACCAATCTGGCTCGTACTTTGCGCGTATTGCAGGAAAATAATGTCTGGATCGTGGGTACCGCAGGGGAAGCCGATCATACGCTGTATCAAAGCAAGCTGACGGGGCCAATGGCTCTGGTAATGGGCGCGGAAGGCGACGGTATGCGTCGCTTGACTCGTGAGCATTGCGATGAATTAATCAGTATTCCGATGGCGGGGACCGTATCTTCTCTGAACGTATCTGTGGCGACCGGTGTGTGTCTGTTCGAAGTTGTACGTCAGCGCGGTTTGAAAGCTAAAGCCTAA
- a CDS encoding isovaleryl-CoA dehydrogenase, which yields MDWRTHEVFNQPEPLSNSNLFLSDMALREAVIREQAGWDNEVLISMGAQLGSAESLELGRLANTNPPELLRFDAAGRRLDTVRFHPAWHVLMKGLVGNRVHNLSWQEDARIGSVVARAARLMLHIQVEAGTLCPITMTYGAIPLLQQSLPAQFQSWISPLLSDRYDPHVAPGDQKRGLLIGMGMTEKQGGSDVLSNSTRAEPLGARGAGEAYRLVGHKWFFSVPQSDAHLVLAQAEGGLSCFFMPKILPGGSSNSIRLERLKDKLGNRSNASSEVEFDNAIAWLLGDEGEGIHHILKMGGHTRFDCALGSHGIMRRAFSVALDYASQRQAFGKNLTDQPLMRQVLSRMALRLEGHTALLFRLAKAWEHGSAEDALFSRLMTPAAKYKICGQGSAFVAEAMEVLGGIGYCEQSELPRLYREIPVNSIWEGSGNIMCLDVLRVLRKQPAAIEMLNQNFYEVRGQNRLFDRSWRQLAFRLKNPQEAQGRELTLQLFNLNCAAQLLRFASPSLADAWCRMMLDHRDQYSIPEPLCELLLTRAAAV from the coding sequence ATGGATTGGCGGACGCACGAAGTGTTCAATCAGCCTGAGCCATTATCAAACAGCAATTTATTTTTGTCTGATATGGCGTTAAGGGAAGCTGTCATACGCGAGCAAGCCGGTTGGGATAATGAAGTATTAATTTCAATGGGCGCGCAGTTGGGATCGGCAGAATCGCTGGAGTTAGGGCGTTTGGCTAATACAAATCCTCCTGAACTATTACGCTTTGACGCAGCTGGACGGCGTCTGGATACGGTCAGGTTTCATCCCGCCTGGCATGTTCTGATGAAAGGGTTGGTAGGCAATCGGGTGCATAATCTGAGCTGGCAAGAAGATGCTCGTATCGGATCTGTGGTGGCCAGAGCGGCTCGTTTGATGCTGCATATACAGGTTGAGGCCGGAACCCTTTGCCCGATAACCATGACCTACGGTGCCATTCCTCTTCTGCAACAATCCCTACCTGCGCAATTTCAATCCTGGATATCTCCTTTACTCTCCGATCGTTACGATCCTCACGTCGCTCCCGGTGATCAAAAACGCGGTTTATTGATCGGTATGGGAATGACGGAAAAACAGGGGGGGTCTGACGTCTTGAGTAATTCCACGCGAGCAGAGCCTTTGGGCGCTCGCGGTGCCGGTGAAGCTTATCGGTTAGTCGGTCATAAATGGTTTTTCTCCGTGCCGCAAAGCGATGCGCACTTGGTTTTGGCGCAGGCCGAAGGTGGATTATCCTGTTTCTTTATGCCCAAAATTCTGCCCGGCGGCAGCAGTAATTCCATTCGTTTAGAACGCCTGAAAGACAAGCTGGGCAACCGCTCCAATGCCAGCAGCGAAGTAGAGTTTGATAATGCCATCGCCTGGCTATTGGGCGATGAAGGGGAAGGCATCCACCATATTTTAAAAATGGGCGGCCATACCCGTTTCGATTGTGCGTTAGGCAGCCACGGCATTATGCGGCGAGCCTTTTCCGTCGCTCTGGATTATGCCAGCCAGCGGCAGGCCTTTGGTAAGAATCTGACCGACCAACCTTTGATGCGTCAGGTGCTCAGCCGTATGGCGCTGCGTTTGGAAGGCCACACGGCGCTGTTATTCCGTTTGGCCAAAGCATGGGAACACGGCAGCGCGGAAGACGCATTATTCAGCAGGCTGATGACGCCGGCCGCCAAGTATAAAATATGCGGGCAGGGCAGCGCTTTTGTCGCCGAAGCGATGGAGGTGTTAGGCGGAATCGGCTATTGCGAACAAAGCGAATTGCCGCGCTTATACCGTGAAATTCCGGTTAACAGTATTTGGGAAGGCTCCGGCAATATTATGTGTCTGGATGTGCTGCGGGTTTTGCGCAAGCAGCCCGCAGCGATAGAAATGCTGAATCAAAATTTTTATGAAGTTCGCGGGCAGAATCGTTTGTTCGACCGTTCTTGGCGCCAGTTGGCTTTCCGGTTAAAAAATCCGCAGGAAGCACAGGGGCGAGAATTGACGCTGCAACTGTTTAATCTGAACTGTGCCGCTCAATTGTTGCGTTTTGCATCGCCGTCGCTGGCCGACGCATGGTGTCGTATGATGCTGGATCATCGGGATCAATATTCTATTCCGGAACCGCTTTGCGAACTGTTACTGACCCGAGCCGCAGCCGTTTAG